From one Sesamum indicum cultivar Zhongzhi No. 13 linkage group LG13, S_indicum_v1.0, whole genome shotgun sequence genomic stretch:
- the LOC105176103 gene encoding protein N-lysine methyltransferase METTL21A-like, with amino-acid sequence MLQPTPPLEETVDEHQENHVDEQQEQSYHLHSINSTIAIRLLPSQGLSFQLWPAASALVTLLDNHRRPPPDTPRRGQTTALSALLPNERRLRLLELGSGTGLVGIAAAALLGARVTLTDLPHVLPNLQFNVDSNAGILELHWGAVEVAALPWGDIQQMEAVGRDEYDVILGSDVVYHDHLYEPLLETLKFFLLGSEKKSVFLMAHLKRWKKESAFFKKAKRLFDVEIIHRDSPIDGSRVGVAVYKFVKRGSPIEL; translated from the exons ATGCTTCAACCAACGCCGCCATTGGAGGAAACCGTTGATGAACACCAAGAAAACCATGTAGATGAACAGCAAGAACAAAGCTATCACCTTCACTCCATCAATTCCACAATAGCAATCCGCCTGCTCCCCTCTCAAGGCCTCTCCTTCCAGCTCTGGCCGGCCGCCTCCGCTCTCGTCACCCTCCTCGACAACCACCGAC GCCCGCCCCCCGACACCCCCCGCCGCGGCCAAACCACCGCTCTCTCTGCCTTGCTCCCCAACGAGCGCCGCCTCCGCCTTCTCGAGCTAGGCTCCGGCACCGGGCTTGTTGGGATCGCGGCTGCTGCGTTACTTGGTGCCAGAGTCACGCTCACGGACTTGCCCCACGTGCTGCCCAACCTGCAGTTCAACGTGGACTCGAACGCCGGAATCTTGGAGCTCCACTGGGGGGCAGTCGAGGTGGCGGCGCTGCCGTGGGGAGACATACAGCAGATGGAAGCTGTTGGGAGAGATGAGTATGATGTGATACTGGGGTCTGACGTGGTGTACCACGATCATCTCTACGAGCCGCTGCTGGAAACGCTGAAGTTTTTCCTGTTGGGAAGTGAGAAGAAATCGGTGTTCTTGATGGCCCATTTGAAGAGATGGAAGAAGGAATCGGCATTTTTCAAGAAGGCTAAGAGGTTGTTTGATGTTGAGATTATACATAGGGATAGCCCCATTGATGGGTCTAGAGTTGGAGTCGCTGTCTACAAATTTGTGAAGAGGGGTAGTCCTATTGAACTCTGA